Proteins encoded together in one Leptospira bourretii window:
- a CDS encoding GH36-type glycosyl hydrolase domain-containing protein: protein MKQSIKNQSELNFQFLSNGNIHSIRFEDLFVNLYLGNEMEPNINNIFLRIHTNDGLVLYPLLGSNTNSQFQIIDSFYLSQGKIHGMDYNLSLELHPNLPVWRYKIQITNNNKETLDYDLVYVQDIGICDYGASRLNEFFVCHYIHHEPIDTKEYGYGILSRQNEPVAGKNPATFLFSTSPISSFVTDGLDLYPDGLRKKLPAKRRQGEHSIIGLERQKTRLLPGESEETCFYGYLFADLKTLISFPEVQTLIQKIRMGWNESPNWGTENFQSSQSLFSTAKRIKGETATESDLKALFPNEWREVEFSTSGKILSFFTDKSTHVVSKEKEALCLRPHGQILRTGIPKVPEESSLTGTCYFNGIFLSQLTEGHTSINQYLSRNHSYLNFFHSYGFRIFIEEDSGFALLDSPSFVIMEPSQMEWIYLLGKEVLRIQVEATNEHQFLIQMATNTTQVKQILLSFHIALDGDNGTLELPPVITKNKTNIYIQPNPNSPLFQRLEGKGFRICGEDLSQWKVSDDSLLFLDGKSRGQSYLTAQIQVKSNLQFSIQGNLTPSLTPKNKKDNLTYVFSHTKNLPIGKIKNQELEVFHQIKEILPWFEQNAHIHYLNPRGLEQYSGGGWGTRDVCQGAFEYLLTTGDFESCRTLLLTVFEEQNEDGDWPQWFMLYPRDKTIRASDSHGDIVYWPILALSTYLERTGDLSFLDLKTNGIHRKEPKKILDAVEKTISLINKRLVANTNLPIYGNGDWNDSLQPVKEKFRTHAVSTWTAELQSLTYQALVRIYKQTDDKHKVEFYQKELETIKQNIKEHCMAEETLTGLRYFDDINSQKFFLHPSDTKTGIRYSILPMIYGILAEVLDSKEAEFHLTLIKKFLTGPDGVRLFDAPILYSDGINLEFKRAETASYFGREIGLMYTHAHLRYCEALAYMGKSEDFFYNLNLVNPIGIQKKVPTSNHRQSNCYYSSSDGLFFDRYEAKEKYKDLLAGKIPLEGGWRVYSSGPGIYIKLVYECLFGIRVFFDALEIDPILPKGLDGFEWDVRFLEKDLKIIYHVESENASMESVEMNGKPVPFQRKENHYRRGGIRVKFRDFELNLKNDHNHLILTLR, encoded by the coding sequence TATCTTGGAAATGAAATGGAGCCGAACATAAATAATATTTTTTTACGAATCCATACAAATGACGGATTGGTTTTATATCCCCTCCTTGGATCCAATACAAATTCCCAATTTCAAATTATTGATTCTTTTTATCTTTCCCAAGGAAAAATTCATGGAATGGATTACAACTTGTCTTTGGAACTCCATCCAAATCTCCCTGTTTGGCGATACAAAATACAAATTACAAACAATAATAAGGAAACATTGGACTATGATTTGGTTTATGTACAAGATATAGGAATTTGCGATTATGGTGCATCTAGATTAAACGAATTCTTTGTTTGCCATTACATCCACCATGAACCGATCGACACAAAGGAATATGGTTATGGCATTCTTTCTAGGCAAAACGAACCCGTAGCAGGAAAAAACCCAGCCACTTTTTTGTTTAGCACTAGTCCCATTTCATCTTTTGTTACTGATGGATTGGACTTATATCCAGATGGCTTAAGAAAAAAACTTCCCGCAAAACGAAGACAAGGTGAACATTCGATCATTGGTCTTGAAAGACAAAAAACCCGATTACTTCCTGGAGAGTCAGAAGAAACATGTTTTTATGGTTACCTATTCGCTGACCTAAAAACCCTAATATCCTTTCCTGAAGTTCAAACCCTAATTCAAAAGATTCGAATGGGCTGGAACGAGAGTCCAAATTGGGGAACTGAAAATTTCCAAAGTTCGCAAAGTCTTTTTTCTACCGCAAAACGAATCAAAGGTGAAACTGCCACAGAATCTGATTTAAAAGCCCTATTTCCAAACGAATGGAGAGAAGTGGAATTTTCTACCTCGGGCAAGATTCTTTCTTTTTTTACAGATAAATCCACCCATGTAGTCTCAAAAGAAAAAGAGGCCCTTTGTCTCAGACCTCATGGGCAAATTCTAAGGACAGGGATTCCCAAAGTTCCCGAGGAATCTTCGCTCACAGGAACTTGCTATTTTAATGGGATTTTTTTATCCCAACTTACAGAAGGTCATACGAGCATCAACCAATACCTATCACGTAACCATAGTTATCTAAACTTTTTCCATTCTTATGGATTTCGTATTTTTATAGAAGAGGATTCTGGGTTTGCCCTTTTGGACTCACCTTCCTTCGTGATAATGGAACCTAGCCAGATGGAGTGGATCTACTTATTAGGAAAAGAAGTTTTACGTATCCAGGTAGAGGCCACAAACGAGCATCAATTTTTAATTCAAATGGCAACAAACACTACACAGGTGAAACAGATTCTTTTATCGTTTCACATTGCCCTTGATGGAGATAACGGAACTTTAGAACTCCCGCCTGTGATCACAAAAAATAAAACCAATATCTATATACAACCAAATCCAAATTCTCCCCTATTCCAAAGATTGGAAGGAAAAGGATTCCGAATCTGTGGAGAAGACCTCAGTCAATGGAAAGTTTCCGATGATTCACTTTTATTTTTGGATGGGAAATCTAGAGGTCAATCCTATCTCACAGCACAGATACAAGTAAAATCAAACCTTCAGTTTTCGATCCAAGGAAATTTGACGCCTTCTCTCACACCAAAAAACAAAAAAGATAACCTAACATATGTTTTTTCCCATACAAAGAATCTTCCAATCGGAAAAATTAAAAACCAGGAATTAGAAGTTTTCCACCAAATCAAAGAAATCCTTCCTTGGTTCGAACAAAATGCACACATTCACTATTTAAATCCAAGAGGACTCGAACAGTATTCGGGAGGAGGATGGGGAACGAGAGATGTATGCCAAGGTGCTTTTGAATATTTACTTACCACGGGTGATTTCGAATCTTGTAGAACACTACTTCTTACTGTATTTGAAGAACAAAATGAGGATGGTGATTGGCCGCAATGGTTTATGCTCTATCCTCGTGACAAAACGATTCGAGCTAGCGATTCACATGGAGACATTGTCTATTGGCCCATTCTTGCTCTCTCAACCTACTTAGAACGAACGGGTGATCTTTCCTTCCTTGATCTTAAAACCAATGGAATTCATAGAAAAGAACCCAAAAAGATTTTGGATGCGGTAGAGAAAACGATTTCTCTCATAAATAAACGTTTGGTGGCAAACACAAACCTTCCTATCTATGGAAATGGGGATTGGAATGATTCCTTACAACCAGTGAAAGAAAAATTCCGAACTCATGCAGTCAGCACTTGGACTGCCGAATTACAATCGCTTACCTATCAGGCACTGGTCCGAATTTACAAGCAAACCGATGATAAACATAAAGTGGAATTTTACCAAAAAGAACTAGAGACCATCAAACAAAATATCAAAGAACATTGTATGGCGGAGGAAACCCTTACCGGTTTACGATACTTTGATGATATAAATTCCCAAAAATTTTTTTTACACCCGAGTGATACAAAAACCGGAATCCGATATAGTATCCTTCCCATGATTTATGGAATATTAGCGGAAGTGTTGGATTCCAAAGAGGCAGAGTTTCATTTAACACTCATTAAAAAATTCCTAACTGGTCCAGATGGAGTTCGTTTATTCGATGCACCCATTCTTTATTCAGATGGAATTAACCTTGAATTCAAAAGAGCAGAAACAGCCAGTTACTTTGGAAGGGAAATTGGACTTATGTACACTCACGCCCATTTACGTTATTGTGAAGCATTGGCGTATATGGGTAAGTCCGAAGATTTTTTTTACAACTTAAACTTAGTGAACCCCATTGGAATCCAAAAGAAAGTTCCAACAAGTAACCATAGACAATCAAACTGTTATTATTCGAGCTCCGATGGTTTGTTTTTTGATCGGTATGAAGCAAAAGAAAAGTATAAAGATTTGTTAGCGGGCAAAATCCCTTTGGAAGGCGGATGGCGTGTTTATTCTAGCGGTCCAGGAATTTATATCAAACTAGTATATGAATGTTTGTTTGGGATTCGTGTTTTTTTCGACGCCCTAGAAATAGATCCTATCCTTCCAAAAGGTTTAGATGGGTTTGAATGGGATGTTCGATTTTTAGAAAAAGATTTAAAAATCATTTACCATGTAGAATCAGAAAATGCGAGTATGGAATCAGTCGAAATGAATGGAAAACCCGTCCCATTCCAGAGAAAAGAAAACCACTACCGCAGAGGTGGCATTCGAGTAAAGTTCCGAGATTTTGAATTAAATTTAAAAAATGATCACAATCATTTGATTTTGACACTACGATAA